Genomic segment of Planktothrix tepida PCC 9214:
CTCGCCATTTTTGAGCATCTTCTTCAGCATTTTCATAGCTGCGGTGGGTACTCAAAACCACCCTTTCCTCAACTTCAGGTTCAGGGAGGGGTTCAACTCCGATTTTCAGGATCACCGTCTCCGTATGCAGTTCTTTGTCTCCTTGGGGCGTTTGAAACTCTAGGGTTAAGTGATCTCCCGGTTGTGCTTTGAGAATGAGTTGATCGGTGGGTTTTTGGCCAAAGTGTTGCACTACACCGATTTTTAACGTTGGGTTGGTGTTTTGAGCTTGGGGGTCTGGGTCTTGGGCGAGGGTGGGAATGGGAGAAAAAACGAGTAAAGAAAAGAAAATTAAGCTGGAAACGGTAAATTTTGCTGACTGAGTGCTTGTCCGAGATAAAAGTTTTGAAGTTCTCATTGATGTTGGGAAAATTAAAACAATCTGGTATTGAGTCTTGAGTCGTTCAAGTTGATGACTATGGTAGCAGGTCAGTTCGTTGTTCGGGGAAAGGATGAGGGTTGATTTAGGAATAAGCTGAGAATTGAGTCAGTTTTATTCAAAGTTGAAATTTTTCCATTTACGATCAAGAGTTTTTACTTCAAAAAATAATTTTATACTGTCTCGTTCTTGTTGATTACAATCACTTCTCAGTCGCTCCATGAAAGGATTGCTTATCCTTGCGTTTGCCTCTTTAACCATTCTGTGCATTCGTTTTGCTAATTCATAAATAAAATTGTTCTTGAAAATTATATTTTTTCCTGCAAAATCATTTAACCTTTGTACTTTTTGTGCATCTGGCTTAGTGAGGGTTGCAGCAGTATGAACAAACGTATCAGCTAATATAATTCCCGTTGTAACTGCACTTTCTCCTCTATATCCGAGTAAATGAATTGACTTAATTTCTAATATTCCATGTTTAAAACCTAAGCTATTAAAAAAAGCATCAGCCTTAAAATCTTGTAAATATATAGTCTTTTCAAATATGCCAGCAAATAAATATTTTTGATACGTTTCAAAGTGCCCCATTAAGAGTGCTAGTGTAGAATTTATAATATGCTGCGTTATAATGTTGCTATCCCGAGTCAAATTCGCAGGATTGTTATAGTTATTGGGGAAGTTGTTTTTACAATATTCAATAGAGTCTTTTGCACTGACACAGAACTTCAGAAATGCGCTTGCAGGGCAATTAATATATTCATCATGTGTTGGATGACCTTCAACTGTATCAGAATTTGGGAATAAATATTCTTCTACTTCAAACATACTATATCTCTTGTGTCTGGGTATATAGATTTATTATATTACAGCTTATAGACTGAATCATTATTAAGTCTCAATCATGTCAATCTTGACAAGACAATGTAATTGCATTACCTTAGAAATACAGTTTAATCCATCGGTTTAGAGGTCGCTATGACTGTAAAACCCGCCCCATGCTCAGAATCTACTCTCACAGATCGTTATCAGACTACAATTCCTGAGCCGATTCGCAAAGCTCTGGGCTTGAATAAACGTGATAAAATTTGCTACACCCTCCAGTCTGACGGTCAAGTCGTCATTTCTCGTACTGACACAACAGAAAATGATCCAATACTTGGAGAATTTCTGAATTTTCTAGCACAAGATATTAAAAACAATCCTCAGCACTTAGAAACACTTAGCTCTGATTTAGTCAACCGTGTTCAGTCGTTGGTTTCTGATGTTGATCTGGATCTGGATGCACCACTTTTGGATGAGGATGAGTAAGTGTGTTTGTCAATCAACCGCTTGTCATTAATGGGTGGAATCTATTTGCTCATCCTCTATTTCTTAACCAGTTTGAAGAACTTCTGACCCAGGTTGAACAGTTGCGCCAGAAGTATCCTCAAGACTACAAAAAGAAAAATGCTACAAAGCGTCTAGCTGCGATCGCAAAGTTAGCATTTGATACTATTCCTCAAGATCCAACCCGTAGCGAGTATCGTCAAGGGAGTACCCTTGGAGATGATTACAAACACTGGTTTAGAGCAAAATTTTTTCAACAATATCGGTTGTTCTTTCGATTTCATCAAGAAAGCAAAATAATTGTCTACGCTTGGGTTAACGATGAAAACTCTAAACGAGCTTACGATAGTAATACAGACGCTTATCGAGTTTTTAAGAAAATGCTTGACAGTGGCTATCCTCCTGATAATTGGGATGATTTACTCAAAGAGGCAACTAGCGAAACGAATCGTTTGGAGAAAGCAGCTAACATAGAGATTTAGTAAGGTGGAAATATAAAGGCAAATATGGATTAAAAATCTGATGCTGAACCTCTTTAGAAATATTAATGCCATTATCAGCAATCGCAATTTCCAACCAATGGTTTAAAGCGGTGG
This window contains:
- a CDS encoding type II toxin-antitoxin system PrlF family antitoxin — encoded protein: MTVKPAPCSESTLTDRYQTTIPEPIRKALGLNKRDKICYTLQSDGQVVISRTDTTENDPILGEFLNFLAQDIKNNPQHLETLSSDLVNRVQSLVSDVDLDLDAPLLDEDE
- a CDS encoding type II toxin-antitoxin system YhaV family toxin gives rise to the protein MFVNQPLVINGWNLFAHPLFLNQFEELLTQVEQLRQKYPQDYKKKNATKRLAAIAKLAFDTIPQDPTRSEYRQGSTLGDDYKHWFRAKFFQQYRLFFRFHQESKIIVYAWVNDENSKRAYDSNTDAYRVFKKMLDSGYPPDNWDDLLKEATSETNRLEKAANIEI